The following are encoded together in the Nocardioides okcheonensis genome:
- a CDS encoding hydantoinase/oxoprolinase family protein: MSNRRIRIGIDTGGTFTDVVAFDEDSGELVTTKTPSTPGNPADGFIAGIEKILGIVGAAGEDITAVSHGTTVATNKLLEGKVEALGFITTEGYEFMLEIARQSVPDGYGNSYFWVKPDRIVPADRVRTVGGRLDFTGAEVRPFDEESAVAAARWFRDRGITTIGVCLLHAYANDEHELRLREILRREHPEAVVSISSEVLREYREYERSMTTLVDAAVKPNVSRYVNNISERLVGFTGNEIPFYVMKSNGGVLSADEVVHQPITTVLSGPAAGALGAALIAKVAGFPKILTCDGGGTSTDVSVVLDGEPTLTTEGTVGAYPSKIPMIDVVTVGAGGGSIAWLSPEGTLKVGPHSAGADPGPLCYAKGGTQPTITDAHVTLGRIPPHLLGGEIPLDVDAARAGIADLAGKLGVDFERCATGILEISAWNQANALRQVSVKRGLDVRDFMLTTFGGSGSLLACRLVDILDLAGVVVPPNPGNVSAFGLLTVDVKNDYVQTHVAKESALDHAAVQGILDDLTDRAREALAKEGFTPEQHRFQRTIDVRYVGQAFEVRVAAPEASDGQSVDAAYVAQVADTFHAEHRQLYGYDFRGDATQQVEWVNLRVTGIGPITRPEIPTLDKADGSVEERAVRGRRPVCFDADHGYVDTPVIWRGDLGAGDTFSGPAIVEEFGSTIPVHPGFEVVVDDWANLVIRKESGR, translated from the coding sequence ATGAGCAACCGGCGGATCAGGATCGGCATCGACACCGGAGGCACGTTCACCGACGTGGTCGCCTTCGACGAGGACTCGGGGGAGCTGGTCACGACCAAGACCCCCTCGACGCCCGGCAACCCGGCCGACGGGTTCATCGCCGGCATCGAGAAGATCCTCGGGATCGTCGGCGCCGCGGGCGAGGACATCACCGCGGTCTCCCACGGCACCACGGTCGCCACCAACAAGCTCCTCGAGGGCAAGGTCGAGGCGCTCGGCTTCATCACCACCGAGGGCTACGAGTTCATGCTCGAGATCGCCCGCCAGTCGGTGCCCGACGGCTACGGCAACTCCTACTTCTGGGTCAAGCCCGACCGGATCGTCCCGGCCGACCGCGTCCGCACCGTCGGCGGCCGGCTCGACTTCACCGGCGCCGAGGTCCGCCCGTTCGACGAGGAGTCCGCGGTCGCCGCGGCCCGGTGGTTCCGCGACCGCGGCATCACCACCATCGGCGTGTGCCTGCTCCACGCCTACGCCAACGACGAGCACGAGCTGCGGCTGCGCGAGATCCTGCGCCGCGAGCACCCCGAGGCCGTCGTGTCGATCTCGAGCGAGGTGCTGCGCGAGTACCGCGAGTACGAGCGGTCGATGACCACGCTGGTCGACGCGGCCGTCAAGCCCAACGTCAGCCGCTACGTGAACAACATCTCCGAGCGCCTGGTGGGGTTCACCGGCAACGAGATCCCGTTCTACGTCATGAAGTCCAACGGTGGCGTGCTGTCGGCCGACGAGGTCGTCCACCAACCCATCACGACCGTGCTCTCCGGCCCGGCCGCCGGCGCCCTCGGCGCCGCGCTGATCGCCAAGGTCGCCGGCTTCCCGAAGATCCTCACGTGCGACGGCGGCGGCACCTCGACGGACGTGTCCGTCGTCCTCGACGGCGAGCCGACCCTCACCACCGAGGGCACCGTCGGGGCGTACCCGAGCAAGATCCCGATGATCGACGTGGTCACCGTGGGGGCCGGCGGCGGCTCGATCGCCTGGCTCTCGCCCGAGGGCACCCTCAAGGTCGGGCCGCACTCGGCCGGCGCCGACCCCGGCCCGCTCTGCTACGCCAAGGGCGGCACCCAGCCGACGATCACCGACGCCCACGTGACGCTCGGCCGGATCCCTCCCCACCTGCTGGGCGGGGAGATCCCGCTCGACGTCGACGCGGCGCGCGCCGGCATCGCCGACCTCGCGGGCAAGCTCGGCGTCGACTTCGAGCGCTGCGCGACGGGCATCCTCGAGATCTCCGCCTGGAACCAGGCCAACGCGCTGCGCCAGGTCAGCGTGAAGCGCGGCCTCGACGTGCGCGACTTCATGCTGACGACCTTCGGCGGCTCCGGCTCGCTGCTGGCCTGCCGCCTGGTCGACATCCTCGACCTCGCCGGCGTCGTCGTGCCGCCCAACCCGGGCAACGTCAGCGCCTTCGGCCTGCTGACCGTCGACGTGAAGAACGACTACGTCCAGACCCACGTCGCCAAGGAGTCCGCGCTGGACCACGCGGCCGTGCAGGGCATCCTCGACGACCTCACCGACCGGGCCCGCGAGGCGCTCGCCAAGGAGGGCTTCACGCCCGAGCAGCACCGCTTCCAGCGCACCATCGACGTGCGCTACGTCGGCCAGGCCTTCGAGGTCCGCGTCGCCGCCCCTGAGGCCAGCGACGGGCAGAGCGTCGACGCGGCCTACGTCGCGCAGGTCGCCGACACCTTCCACGCCGAGCACCGCCAGCTCTACGGCTACGACTTCCGCGGCGACGCCACCCAGCAGGTCGAGTGGGTCAACCTCCGCGTGACCGGCATCGGCCCGATCACCCGCCCGGAGATCCCGACCCTCGACAAGGCCGACGGCAGCGTCGAGGAGCGCGCGGTGCGCGGTCGCCGTCCGGTCTGCTTCGACGCCGACCACGGCTACGTCGACACACCCGTCATCTGGCGCGGCGACCTCGGCGCGGGGGACACGTTCAGCGGTCCCGCCATCGTCGAGGAGTTCGGCTCCACCATCCCCGTCCACCCCGGCTTCGAGGTCGTGGTCGACGACTGGGCCAACCTCGTGATCCGGAAGGAGTCGGGCCGATGA
- a CDS encoding hydantoinase B/oxoprolinase family protein has translation MTTLSTDVSTRPVDPAYVTAKPVNPAGLPTAYSHGGRLTAEGSSVDPILVEIVQGTLASVEMEVETAIGRTSRSPMIRDAHDFRAGIHDRQLRKLTGRSYSALVHPIVRDFPLEEMREGDVFFHNDVYESEGGIGHLPDLCVTVPVFHQGEVVAFVQAFGHHDDIGGACPGSMPSGATTVYEEGLAVPPIKLWDAGVPNKAALRIMTRNSRMPDSLAADLDAECSACLMGARRLSELFERYGREAIETSFDAILDATTETYRREILSKIPDGTYVWEDYAEHDGVDDPQLHTQRITLTKVSDAPADPENGRPAGPRLIIDFTGTSAQAKGPINHCGDYVGGNFLKKWLAPILRNLADTPERMAELDVNEGIVPLIEMRFPEKGTLLTPIHPGPTNARTFVILRLLGVLAGVVAKAVDGKMPADQETIRYTGVYGKDLEGNDYLMREVLGGGSGGRYYADGEDTIHVVPDSRNLPTEFTESRFPFIVERLGLAVDSGGAGEFRGGLGYEKQIRMLKDAHFMSIADRSILACWGVRGGKAGAPFQVVIDPGGPDEREVDALADAEVIRAGQVVRIRTTGGGGWGDPLARDPELVVRDVVWGKVSAEAALRDYGVVLTGARESDDLGFDADATSAERGSRAAWSKADDAFFDRGPGYATLAAGAASAEVDRV, from the coding sequence ATGACCACCCTGAGCACCGACGTCAGCACCCGCCCCGTCGACCCCGCCTACGTCACCGCGAAGCCGGTCAACCCGGCCGGCCTGCCCACGGCGTACTCCCACGGTGGACGCCTCACCGCCGAGGGCTCGAGCGTCGACCCGATCCTCGTCGAGATCGTCCAGGGCACCCTGGCCAGCGTCGAGATGGAGGTCGAGACCGCGATCGGTCGCACCAGCCGCTCGCCGATGATCCGCGACGCCCACGACTTCCGCGCCGGCATCCACGACCGCCAGCTGCGCAAGCTCACGGGTCGCTCCTACAGCGCGCTCGTGCACCCCATCGTGCGCGACTTCCCGCTGGAGGAGATGCGCGAGGGCGACGTCTTCTTCCACAACGACGTCTACGAGTCGGAGGGCGGCATCGGCCACCTGCCCGACCTCTGCGTCACCGTGCCGGTCTTCCACCAGGGCGAGGTCGTGGCGTTCGTGCAGGCCTTCGGCCACCACGACGACATCGGCGGCGCCTGCCCGGGCTCGATGCCCAGCGGCGCGACGACGGTGTACGAGGAGGGCTTGGCCGTCCCGCCGATCAAGCTGTGGGACGCCGGCGTCCCCAACAAGGCCGCGCTGCGGATCATGACCCGCAACTCGCGGATGCCCGACAGCCTCGCCGCCGACCTCGACGCCGAGTGCTCCGCCTGCCTGATGGGCGCGCGCCGGCTCAGCGAGCTCTTCGAGCGCTACGGCCGCGAGGCGATCGAGACGTCGTTCGACGCGATCCTCGACGCCACGACCGAGACCTACCGCCGCGAGATCCTGTCCAAGATCCCCGACGGCACCTACGTCTGGGAGGACTACGCCGAGCACGACGGCGTCGACGACCCCCAGCTGCACACCCAGCGGATCACCCTGACCAAGGTCAGCGACGCCCCGGCCGACCCCGAGAACGGCCGCCCCGCCGGACCCCGGCTGATCATCGACTTCACCGGCACCAGCGCGCAGGCCAAGGGCCCGATCAACCACTGCGGCGACTACGTGGGTGGCAACTTCCTCAAGAAGTGGCTCGCACCGATCCTGCGCAACCTCGCCGACACCCCGGAGCGGATGGCCGAGCTCGACGTCAACGAGGGCATCGTGCCGCTCATCGAGATGCGCTTCCCCGAGAAGGGCACGCTGCTCACGCCGATCCACCCCGGCCCGACCAACGCCCGCACCTTCGTCATCCTGCGCCTGCTCGGCGTGCTCGCGGGCGTGGTCGCCAAGGCGGTCGACGGCAAGATGCCCGCCGACCAGGAGACCATCCGCTACACCGGCGTCTACGGCAAGGACCTCGAGGGCAACGACTACCTCATGCGCGAGGTCCTCGGCGGCGGCTCCGGCGGTCGCTACTACGCCGACGGCGAGGACACGATCCACGTCGTGCCCGACTCCCGGAACCTGCCGACCGAGTTCACCGAGTCGCGCTTCCCGTTCATCGTCGAGCGCCTCGGCCTCGCCGTCGACTCCGGCGGCGCGGGCGAGTTCCGCGGCGGCCTGGGCTACGAGAAGCAGATCCGGATGCTCAAGGACGCCCACTTCATGTCCATCGCCGACCGCTCGATCCTCGCCTGCTGGGGCGTGCGCGGCGGCAAGGCCGGCGCGCCGTTCCAGGTCGTCATCGACCCGGGCGGCCCCGACGAGCGCGAGGTCGACGCCCTCGCCGACGCCGAGGTGATCCGGGCCGGGCAGGTCGTGCGGATCCGCACCACCGGTGGCGGCGGCTGGGGCGACCCGCTCGCCCGCGACCCCGAGCTCGTCGTGCGCGACGTGGTGTGGGGCAAGGTCTCGGCCGAGGCGGCGCTGCGCGACTACGGCGTCGTGCTGACCGGTGCCCGGGAGAGCGACGACCTCGGCTTCGACGCCGACGCGACGAGCGCCGAGCGCGGCTCGCGGGCGGCGTGGAGCAAGGCCGACGACGCCTTCTTCGACCGCGGCCCGGGCTACGCCACCCTCGCCGCCGGCGCGGCGTCCGCCGAGGTCGACCGGGTCTGA
- a CDS encoding SDR family oxidoreductase, which produces MSVQRVAVIGGHGKTGRAVTAALDALGVGTAPLGRADWPDLASGVAGCDAAYVIAPNLHPDEPAYVASVLSALRDAGVGRVAYHSVASPYVPAMPHHLGKAAAEDLVRRSGLAWTVLQPGAYLQNLDLSGPLDLPYSPDVPFGFLDLADLGRAAALVLTEPGHEGATYELATRVATVRELADEAGVPVRRVPDPGTHPWLSAMFAYYDDHGLPVGTRVLEALLARA; this is translated from the coding sequence GTGTCCGTCCAGCGCGTCGCGGTGATCGGCGGCCACGGCAAGACCGGCCGCGCGGTCACCGCCGCGCTGGACGCCCTCGGCGTGGGCACGGCCCCGCTGGGCCGGGCCGACTGGCCCGACCTGGCGTCGGGCGTCGCCGGGTGCGACGCGGCGTACGTCATCGCCCCGAACCTCCACCCCGACGAGCCGGCGTACGTCGCCTCGGTCCTCTCCGCCCTGCGGGACGCCGGGGTCGGACGGGTGGCCTACCACTCCGTCGCGTCGCCCTACGTCCCCGCGATGCCGCACCACCTCGGCAAGGCCGCCGCCGAGGACCTGGTCCGCCGCAGCGGGCTGGCCTGGACGGTGCTCCAGCCGGGGGCGTACCTGCAGAACCTCGACCTCTCCGGTCCGCTCGACCTGCCGTACTCGCCCGACGTGCCCTTCGGGTTCCTCGACCTCGCCGACCTCGGCCGGGCCGCGGCGCTCGTGCTGACCGAGCCGGGCCACGAAGGTGCGACCTACGAGCTCGCTACCCGCGTCGCGACCGTCCGCGAGCTCGCCGACGAGGCCGGTGTGCCGGTGCGGCGGGTGCCCGACCCCGGCACCCACCCGTGGCTCTCGGCGATGTTCGCCTACTACGACGACCACGGGCTCCCCGTCGGCACGAGGGTGCTGGAGGCCCTGCTCGCCCGGGCCTAG